A region of Athene noctua chromosome 10, bAthNoc1.hap1.1, whole genome shotgun sequence DNA encodes the following proteins:
- the TADA3 gene encoding transcriptional adapter 3, with translation MSELKDCPLQFHDFKSVDHVKVCPRYTAVLARSEDDGIGIEELDTLQLELETLLSSASRRLRVLEAETQILTDWQDKKGDRRFLKLSKDHDVGTSVKHGKPKKQKLEGKGGHGTGPGPGRPKSKNLQPKIQEYEFQDDPIDVPRIPKNDAPNRFWASVEPYCADLTNEEVRVLEELLKPPEDEAEHYKIPPLGKHYSQRWAQEDLLEEQKDGARAAAAADKKKGVLGPLTELDTKDVDALLKKSEAQHEQPEDGCPFGPLTQRLLQALVEENIISPVEDSPIPEMAGKDSGADGAGTSPRSQNKPFSVPHTKSLEGRIKEELVAQGLLESEDRPAEDSEDEVLAELRKRQAELKALSAHNRAKKHELLRLAKEELHRQELRQRVRMADNEVMDAFRKIMAARQKKRTPTKKEKDQAWKTLKERESILKLLDG, from the exons ATGAGCGAGCTGAAGGACTGCCCGCTGCAGTTCCACGACTTCAAGTCGGTGGACCACGTGAAGGTGTGTCCCCGGTACACGGCCGTGCTGGCCCGCTCGGAGGACGACGGCATCGGCATCGAGGAGCTGGACAcgctgcagctggagctggagaCGCTGCTCTCCTCCGCCAGCCGCCGCCTCCGCGTCCTGGAGGCCGAGACCCAG ATCCTAACGGACTGGCAGGACAAGAAGGGCGACCGGCGGTTCCTGAAGCTGAGCAAGGACCACGATGTGGGCACCTCTGTCAAACACGGGAAGCCCAAGAAGCAGAAGCTAGAGGGCAAAGGGGGCCACGGGACCGGGCCTGGCCCTGGCCGGCCCAAATCTAAGAACCTGCAGCCCAAGATCCAGGAATACGAGTTCCAGGATGATCCCATTGATGTGCCTCGCATTCCCAAAAACGATGCTCCCAACAG GTTCTGGGCATCGGTGGAGCCGTACTGTGCTGATCTCACCAACGAGGAGGTCAGAGTCTTGGAGGAGCTGCTCAAGCCACCAGAGGATGAGGCTGAGCACTACAAG ATCCCACCCCTGGGGAAGCATTACTCCCAGCGCTGGGCCCAGGAGGACttgctggaggagcagaaggatGGAGCCCGGGCGGCAGCTGCTGCTGACAAGAAAAAAGGTGTCCTGGGGCCACTGACCGAGCTGGACACCAAAG ACGTGGATGCCCTGCTGAAGAAGTCGGAAGCCCAGCACGAGCAGCCGGAGGACGGGTGTCCCTTCGGGCCCTTGACGCAGCGTCTCCTGCAAGCCCTCGTGGAG GAGAACATCATCTCCCCCGTCGAGGATTCCCCCATCCCTGAGATGGCCGGCAAGGATTCCGGAGCCGACGGGGCCGGCACATCTCCCCGCAGCCAGAACAAGCCCTTCAG CGTCCCCCACACCAAGTCCCTGGAGGGACGGATCAAGGAGGAGCTGGTGGCCCAGGGCTTGCTGGAATCAGAGGACCGGCCGGCCGAGGACTCGGAGGATGAGGTGCTGGCTGAGCTGCGCAAGAGGCAGGCGGAGCTGAAGGCCCTCAGCGCCCACAACCGCGCCAAGAAACACGAGCTGCTGCG ACTGGCCAAGGAGGAGCTGCACCGGCAGGAGCTGCGGCAGCGCGTCCGCATGGCCGACAACGAGGTGATGGACGCCTTCCGCAAGATCATGGCCGCCCGGCAGAAGAAACGCACGCCCACCAAAAAGGAGAAGGACCAGGCCTGGAAAACCCTGAAGGAGCGGGAGAGCATCCTCAAGCTGCTGGATGGGTAG
- the ARPC4 gene encoding actin-related protein 2/3 complex subunit 4: MTATLRPYLNAVRATLQAALCLENFSSQVVERHNKPEVEVRSSKELLLQPVIISRNEKEKVLIEGSINSVRVSIAVKQADEIEKILCHKFMRFMMMRAENFFILRRKPVEGYDISFLITNFHTEQMYKHKLVDFVIHFMEEIDKEISEMKLSVNARARIVAEEFLKNF, from the exons ATG ACCGCGACGCTGCGCCCGTACCTGAACGCGGTGCGCGCCACGCTGCAGGCCGCGCTGTGCCTGGAGAACTTCTCCTCGCAGGTGGTGGAGCGGCACAACAAACCCGAGGTGGAAGTCAG GAGCAGCAaagagctgctgttgcagccGGTGATCATCAGCAGGAACGAGAAGGAGAAGGTCCTCATCGAAGGCTCCATCAACTCTGTGCGCGTCAGCATCGCGGTGAAGCAG GCTGACGAGATCGAGAAGATTTTGTGCCACAAATTCATGCGCTTTATGATGATGAGGGCTGAGAACTTCTTCATCCTGCGCAGGAAGCCCGTGGAG GGCTACGACATCAGTTTCTTGATCACAAACTTCCACACGGAGCAGATGTATAAGCACAAGCTGGTGGACTTTGTCATCCACTTCATGGAGGAGATCGACAAGGAGATCAGCGAGATGAAACTCTCTGTCAATGCCAGGGCCCGCATCGTGGCAGAGGAGTTCCTCAAGAAC TTTTAG
- the TTLL3 gene encoding tubulin monoglycylase TTLL3, protein MRLGRSLNTVSGTLGSVRQRQAGRRLLPAPCPPCRAGDVEPAGSARPVLAGRVAPATAGHRGYRRPSLDPERLKRARLHVERAIKEKKIFMVQGPYPIIRRLLRARGWVERKPPGVGSRPEQRRQRGAARDPQPGSACCGARPSLGTPEPWCSPRPPDEEEEEEERWDEDPDGIHDLMSRLVRDQVPYFIWTNRCNAIDCRLLRKDQLVNHYAWVSAFTTKVGLCLNLRNLPWFDQADPDTFFPRCYRLGAVDDQKAFIEDFCLTAARSLLKVALERAGDTPVGTEQPLKSSEGPAGPGPPLSPQLVEEALQVCEQHLGSLGHQDIDRDTPSPATTAIDRDRFLQDYYRVVHERARLVLSGAQRERGRALLRGLAERLPQLGMEGHHNVWILKPGAKSCGRGIVCVARLEEVLRLAGGCVAPLAPAGKWVVQKYVERPLLIFGTKFDIRQWFLVTDWNPLTVWFYRQSYLRFCSQPFSLHRLDPARHLCNVSIQQQCRPARGQHPQLPPDQIWSCQQLQAYLAQVGRAGAWDQVMVPGMKAAVVGALRSAQDQVGSRKGSFELYGADFVFGEDCQPWLLEINASPTMAPSSAVTSRLCASVQRDMLRVVIDRRDNPACPTGAFELIYKDTAVPVPVYVGLKLMVEGCSLRKPQPAQHRYQSKPPSPAPSAPQPPTSWGRATQVPRPGAAQGEQPPLGRWSRRCPPGSAPPAPLQPPDCCAGSRRVPQLSCPLRQPQAALPQLRVCPLARAPIPLPREVPSSPWGHMGQPPPSSSPTGVLRLPGLAPSAWAPSSHPGQPSPAAGRRHRAAPRGTRTSCDAAGHPGGASTLPAATRRHPATPHPSQTSSLGGGTQPTPHRGCKTRL, encoded by the exons ATGAGGCTCGGGAGGTCGTTGAACACGGTGTCAGGGACCCTCGGGTCGGTCAGGCAGCGGCAGGCAGGTAGGCGCCTtctccccgctccctgcccaccctgcagggctggggatgtGGAGCCAGCGGGGTCAGCCAGGCCTGTCCTCGCAGGGCGTGTGGCACCTGCCACCGCTGGCCACCGGGGCTACCGCCGCCCCTCGCTTGACCCTGAGAGGCTCAAGAGGGCCAGGCTGCACGTGGAGAGGGCCATCAAG GAAAAGAAGATTTTCATGGTGCAGGGCCCCTACCCCATCATCCGCAGGCTGCTGCGGGCCCGGGGCTGGGTGGAGAGGAAGCCCCCCGGTGTGGGCAGCCGGCCAGAGCAGCGGCGT CAAAGAGGGGCAGCACGGGACCCACAGCCGGGGTCAGCATGCTGTGGGGCACGGCCTTCCCTGGGGACCCCAGAGCCCTGGTGCTCCCCACGGCCACccgatgaggaagaggaggaggaagagcggTGGGATGAGGACCCCGATGGCATCCATGACCTCATG TCCCGCCTGGTGCGGGACCAGGTGCCGTATTTCATCTGGACCAACCGCTGCAATGCCATCGACTGCCGGCTGCTGCGAAAGGACCAGCTGGTGAACCACTACGCCTGGGTGAGCGCCTTCACCACCAAG GTTGGGCTGTGCCTCAACTTACGAAACCTGCCCTGGTTTGACCAAGCCGACCCCGACACCTTCTTCCCCCGGTGCTACCGGCTGGGAGCTGTGGATGACCAAAAAGCCTTCATCG AGGATTTCTGCCTGACGGCAGCTCGCAGCTTGCTCAAAGTGGCCCTGGAGAGGGCTGGGGACACGCCGGTGGGTACAGAGCAGCCCCTGAAATCCAGCGAGGGGCCGG CAGGACCGgggccccccctgtccccccagcTGGTGGAGGAGGCCCTGCAGGTCTGTGAGCAGCACCTGGGCAGCTTGGGGCACCAGGACATCGACAGGGACACCCCATCGCCTGCCACGACGGCTATCGACAGGGACCGCTTCCTGCAGGACTACTACCGTGTGGTGCA CGAGAGGGCCAGGCTGGTGCTGAGCGGGGCgcagcgggagcggggccgggccctgcTGCGGGGCCTGGCAGAGCGGCTGCCCCAGCTCGGCATGGAGGGCCACCACAACGTCTGGATCCTCAAGCCCGGTGCCAAATCCTGCGGCAGGG GCATCGTCTGCGTGGCGCGGCTGGAGGAGGTGCTGCGCCTGGCGGGGGGCTGCGTGGCACCCTTGGCGCCGGCGGGCAAGTGGGTGGTGCAGAAGTATGTGGAGCGGCCCCTGCTCATCTTTGGCACCAAATTCGATATCCGGCAATGGTTCCTGGTGACCGACTGGAATCCGCTGACCGTCTGGTTTTACCGCCAGAGCTACCTGCGCTTCTGCTCCCAGCCCTTCTCCCTGCACCGTCTGGACCC TGCCCGGCACCTCTGCAATGTCTCCATCCAGCAGCAGTGCAGGCCGGCGCGGGGGCAgcacccccagctgccccccgACCAGATCTGGTCCTGCCAGCAGCTCCAGGCCTACCTGGCTCAGGTGGGGCGGGCAGGGGCCTGGGACCAGGTGATGGTACCCGGCATGAAGGCGGCGGTGGTGGGCGCCCTGCGCAGCGCCCAGGACCAGGTGGGGTCCCGCAAGGGCAGCTTCGAGCTCTACGGGGCTGATTTTGTCTTCGGAGAGGATTGCCAGCCCTGGCTGTTGGAGATCAACGCCAGCCCCACCATGGCCCCCTCCTCGGCGGTGACCAGCCGGCTCTGTGCCAGCGTCCAGCGGGACATGCTGCGTGTGGTCATCGACCGCAGGGACAACCCCGCCTGCCCCACTGGTGCCTTTGAGCTCATCTACAAGGAC ACGGCCGTGCCAGTGCCCGTGTACGTGGGGCTGAAGCTGATGGTGGAAGGCTGCTCCCTGAGGAAACCCCAGCCCGCACAGCACCGATACCAGAGCAAACCCCCCTCACCCGCACctagtgccccccagccccccacctcCTGGGGCAGAGCCACACAGGTCCCCCGGCCAGGAGCAGCGCAGGGGGAGCAGCCCCCTCTGGGGCGATggagccgccgctgcccccctggCTCTGCCCCCCCGGCACCACTTCAGCCCCCAGACTGCTGTGCTGGGAGCCGGAGGGTGCCGCAGCTCAGCTGCCCGCTCAGGCAGCCtcaggcagctctgccccagctccgtgTCTGTCCCCTGGCCAGGGCACCCATCCCCTTGCCCCGAGAAGTCCCCAGCAGCCCCTGGGGACACATGGGCcagcctcccccctcctcctctcctacTGGGGTGCTACGCCTACCTGGACTGGCACCCAGCGCCTGGGCCCCGAGCTCCCACCCCGGGCAGCCGAGCCCCGCTGCGGGGAGGAGGCACAGGGCAGCTCCGAGGGGGACGCGGACGAGCTGTGACGCTGCAGGACACCCAGGAGGGGCCAGCACCCTGCCTGCGGCAACACGGCGGCACCCAGcaaccccccaccccagccagacCTCATCGCTGGGCGGGGGCACCCAGCCCACACCCCACAGGGGCTGCAAAACACGTCTGTGA